Proteins encoded within one genomic window of Anastrepha ludens isolate Willacy chromosome 4, idAnaLude1.1, whole genome shotgun sequence:
- the LOC128859588 gene encoding beta-1,3-galactosyltransferase 1-like, producing the protein MPALTTISLLAGMLVGTVIGYVLWECAYAFLPSMRNTNDHRIGELRMSAISKEDYPNVTRLIDLYNFSYIMNQPSCTSNVDALILVPSKPENQEKRKLIRQTWANFVELPLYKNNIPFRVIFLLGLSDTDVKQAELERENFEYDDLVQGSFIDNYQNLTYKHVMALKWYLSYCSKSKILIKVDDNVFLNTPQLMIYLHNAMLHSELHQTTTTTPIAIRNTTEPSEFLLRGQRDLLFCNRKTGVRAHRNYRLKRRAKYSNYASSTYPPHCPGYGIIYSPDVVQRLYDAAQQAQFFGIDDIHITGFLAEKLNINIIPAQAYTVTCVPGQPTCNELLDNSTNVNKPEFLFSFEPEAKQMLNMWHLHLERVRQHIL; encoded by the coding sequence ATGCCCGCTTTGACTACAATTAGTTTATTGGCTGGAATGTTAGTCGGTACAGTGATTGGATACGTACTTTGGGAATGTGCATATGCATTCCTTCCATCCATGCGGAATACGAATGATCATCGTATTGGGGAGTTACGAATGTCAGCGATATCTAAAGAAGATTATCCGAATGTTACTCGATTAATCGATCTATACAATTTCTCCTATATCATGAACCAACCCAGCTGCACTTCAAATGTTGATGCACTGATTCTTGTACCTTCAAAACCGGAAAATCAGGAAAAGCGCAAGTTAATACGACAAACATGGGCCAACTTCGTCGAGTTGCcgttatacaaaaacaatattccttttCGCGTTATCTTTCTGCTTGGTCTTTCCGATACGGATGTGAAGCAAGCAGAGTTAGAACGTGAAAATTTCGAATACGATGATTTGGTGCAAGGTTCATTCATCGACAACTATCAGAATTTGACATACAAGCATGTGATGGCCTTAAAGTGGTATCTCTCCTATTGTAGTAAGTCGAAGATTCTCATCAAGGTGGATGATAACGTATTCCTGAATACACCACAGCTGATGATCTACCTGCATAACGCTATGTTGCATAGTGAGCTGCACCAAACCACCACCACTACTCCTATCGCTATAAGAAATACTACCGAGCCGTCGGAGTTTCTCTTGAGGGGACAACGAGATTTGTTGTTTTGTAACCGTAAAACTGGAGTACGCGCCCATCGCAATTATCGTCTTAAGAGACGTGCCAAATACAGCAATTATGCCAGCTCAACTTATCCACCTCACTGTCCTGGTTATGGTATTATCTACTCACCTGATGTGGTACAACGTTTGTATGATGCTGCACAGCAAGCCCAATTCTTTGGGATTGATGACATTCATATAACGGGATTTCTAGCCGAAAAGCTCAATATAAATATCATTCCGGCGCAGGCTTATACCGTTACTTGCGTGCCTGGTCAACCGACGTGCAATGAATTACTCGATAATTCAACAAATGTAAATAAgcctgaatttttattttcatttgagcCGGAAGCAAAGCAAATGCTCAATATGTGGCATTTACACCTTGAAAGGGTGAGGCAACACATTTTGTGA